In the Natronoglycomyces albus genome, GGGCTTGGGAACTGGCAATCGGCGCACTGTTGGCCGTGGCGGCCGCGAAGCTCACGGTGATCCCGGACCGCTTGGCGGCGCTGGCCAGCTGGGTGGGTCTGGGCATGATCGTGCTAGCGGCGGTGCTGTACACCGAACAGACCACCTTCCCCGGTTATGCGGCGTTGCTTCCCGTCCTAGGCACGGCCCTCGTCATCGGGGCCGGATGCCGTCAACATGCCAGCGGAGCCGATGCGTTGCTGCGCCACCGCCCCTTTCAATTCACTGGCAAGATCTCCTACGGGCTGTACTTGTGGCACTGGCCGATCATCATGATCGGGCCCTCGGCTCTGGGGGTCGAGCCGAGTCTGGCGGTCATGGTGCCGCTGATGGTCCTAGCCTTCGTGCTGAGCGTCCTGACCTATTATCTCATCGAGAATCCCGTGCGGCGCAAGAAATTCTTCACGTTGAGGACCTCCCGTGGTCTAGCGTTGGGCGGAGGCCTGATGACCACAGCGATGGCGGTATCGGCGCTGGTGATGTTGCAGCCCGCGCCGGAATACGGTTTCGGGGAGGGGCAAGAGGTAACCACGGGTAAGGCAACTGTCTTTGAACTCTTGCCGGACTCGGCTGGCACTGAAGTGGTTCCGGACAATCTGTCCCCAGCGTTGGAAGACGCCCGCCAGGACCGCCCCGCCATGTATGAGGCTGGCTGCCTGATCCCCCGAGAAGAAGTCGAGGTGGCCCAAGACTGCTGGTTTGGCGACGCCGAGGGCGACCACACGATGGTGCTATTGGGCGATTCACATGCCGCGCAGTGGTTCCCACCGCTGAACCAGCTGGCGGAGGCCTCGGGTTGGCAGCTGTTCGTGATGACCAAGACCGCGTGTTCGGTCCCCGACATCGCGGAGAACAACGCGACCTTGGACCGTGAGTACACCGAGTGCGCCCAGTGGCGCGAGAACGCGTTCGCACAGATCGAAGATCTTTCTCCGCAGATGGTGGTTGCCGCCACCGGTGACCAGAAGGAAGTCATCGGCGATGACCCAGACACCACCTGGGTCGAGGGTTGGAGAGACACCACCGAGCGCTTGTTGGACTCAGCGGAGGAAGTCGTCACGCTGGCCGACACCCCTTGGCATAGCACCCATGTGCCTGACTGCTTGTCGGACAGCCGCGACAATGCGCCCGAATGCGTGGAGAAAATTGACGATGTGATTCCCTTCCCCGAGCGTCGCGAGGACAGCATTGAGGCGATCGAGAATGCTGGAGCGCGGGTGATCGATCCGATCCCGTGGATTTGTGATGAGCAAAGCGGCAAGTGCCCGGTCGTGGTCGGCGACCTGTTGGCCTACCGCGACTCCAATCACTTGACGACGACGTTTGCCTCCGCGCTTACTCCGTACCTGGCAGCACAGTTGCCATTGCATTCGTTCGGAGAAGACGCTTAGCGATACTGGAACGGGTGGGGCCGTCGCCATATGGCGACGGCCCCACCCGTGTGCCCGGAGACCAAAATCGTTCCGGAGCGGAAAGCTCCGCCAAGACGGTTGGGGCGGTTCAGCGACACGGGTGCCCCATGGCATCGATGGTTATCGATTTATTGTGGTCAGGCAAGTGTGGAGTCCAGACGAGGCCCGATAACTACCAAAAATACGTCTTGTGGCAATAGTCTCGAACGGCGTTGAATTAGTTGCGTTTCCTTGGGGAAGGGGTAAATTTCAGCGCGACGATAATGCGAGGCGATTCGCTTGAGCTTTGATGCGAATCGTGGCCGCATCCTTCAACCCCAACTATCGCGCGACGACTCTGTGGTGAAAAAGTCCGCTGATCCAAAGTGAATATTGGCCTCCAAGTCCAAGGTAGATACCTTGATGGCCTATGCAAAAGGCACTTTCAGCGTTCTCGTCGGCTCGTTTACCCGCGTAAACTTCGCCTCCTGCGGCCTTGAATTTGCACTTTTGCATAAGCCATCCTTGATGGCCCTTGGATCTTCTCAGCTGGAATGGTCACCACCGCTGCATAAGAGAGGCGGAGTGGGCAATGACCACGATGACTGGCGGACCGTGTGGCTCAATAACGCTACCGGCAGCGGTGAGGCCTGGTCGTCGTCCGCGCGGCTGTCAATGGCCGTAAGGGACCGGCTCCACGTCGACCAATGGGCCGCAGTCGGCCATGCATCAGCTGGCATGCGGCACGTCACAAGAGCAAAATCGACCGAACCGTGTGCTTGTGGGGCTGCCGGAGCGCATCCGTAAGTCGACGAGGCATTTAAGTCCGAATCTGCGGGGTCCGTGTTAGCGGACCCCGCTTCGACGAAAGAAAAAGAAATGAAACCCCTCATCGCAAAAGATCTAAGCCAGGGATATGGCACGAGCACCGTATTCGACGGGCTCAACTTGGACGTGCCCGCCGGAGTGACGGGCCTACTGGGGCCAAACGGTGCTGGAAAGACCACCTTGCTGCAAACCTTGGCCACCGTTCGCCCTCCTCGTGCCGGCAGCTTGGAAATACGTGGCCTTGACGCCACTGTCCCGGCCTCATTGCCCCAGATTCGTAGCTCTATCGGTTACTTGCCACAAGAGTTCGGCTATCCGCGCGGATTCAGCATTCACGAATTCGTCTTGTATTGCGCCTGGCTGCGCGGGGTCGACCGCGCCCGTCGAGATGAGTTGGTCGCTCAGGCAATCCGGGCCGTCGACCTGCACGAGGACTCAAAACGCAAGATGCACAAGCTTTCCGGCGGAATGCGGCAACGCTGTGGGATCGCGGCAACTATTGTCGGCGACCCCGCCCTAGTGATTCTCGATGAACCGACCGTCGGTCTTGACCCGATGCAGCGCATAGCCTTTCGCGACATTCTCACCTCCTTGCCCAATCGCGACGACACCTGCGTGATTCTCAGTACTCACCTGGTCGAAGACATAGCGACCACCTGCGACTCAGTAGCGGTCATGGACGGTGGTCGCATCATCTATTTCGGCTCAGTGGACGATTTCGCCTCCACCGCCGAGTCTGGGGCTCCGGGAAGTAGCGAACTAGAGCGCGCGTACTCCTCGGCGATTGCTCGAAACGAGGTCGCATGAA is a window encoding:
- a CDS encoding acyltransferase family protein, translated to MGPTAEHRQVPIPDTVEARSTTVSEFDAAHVQQSHTASKRKTSIKADPSPPKKKQSGQSPPMHFRSDIEGLRAVAVGLVVLAHINVPYFAGGYVGVDVFFVISGFLITSLLLREIARNGRISLAKFYARRALRLLPAAVTVLVATVVAAWLWLPRTRLFDVAADATAAALNVINVRLAVEGTDYMNADEPPSPLQHYWSLAVEEQFYLVWPLILILLVWLASRWKAINVTKAVVVVLSLTVVWSLMVSIERSADSPIWSYFGIHTRAWELAIGALLAVAAAKLTVIPDRLAALASWVGLGMIVLAAVLYTEQTTFPGYAALLPVLGTALVIGAGCRQHASGADALLRHRPFQFTGKISYGLYLWHWPIIMIGPSALGVEPSLAVMVPLMVLAFVLSVLTYYLIENPVRRKKFFTLRTSRGLALGGGLMTTAMAVSALVMLQPAPEYGFGEGQEVTTGKATVFELLPDSAGTEVVPDNLSPALEDARQDRPAMYEAGCLIPREEVEVAQDCWFGDAEGDHTMVLLGDSHAAQWFPPLNQLAEASGWQLFVMTKTACSVPDIAENNATLDREYTECAQWRENAFAQIEDLSPQMVVAATGDQKEVIGDDPDTTWVEGWRDTTERLLDSAEEVVTLADTPWHSTHVPDCLSDSRDNAPECVEKIDDVIPFPERREDSIEAIENAGARVIDPIPWICDEQSGKCPVVVGDLLAYRDSNHLTTTFASALTPYLAAQLPLHSFGEDA
- a CDS encoding ATP-binding cassette domain-containing protein; amino-acid sequence: MKPLIAKDLSQGYGTSTVFDGLNLDVPAGVTGLLGPNGAGKTTLLQTLATVRPPRAGSLEIRGLDATVPASLPQIRSSIGYLPQEFGYPRGFSIHEFVLYCAWLRGVDRARRDELVAQAIRAVDLHEDSKRKMHKLSGGMRQRCGIAATIVGDPALVILDEPTVGLDPMQRIAFRDILTSLPNRDDTCVILSTHLVEDIATTCDSVAVMDGGRIIYFGSVDDFASTAESGAPGSSELERAYSSAIARNEVA